In a genomic window of Oncorhynchus keta strain PuntledgeMale-10-30-2019 chromosome 28, Oket_V2, whole genome shotgun sequence:
- the LOC118361775 gene encoding rho GTPase-activating protein 18-like isoform X1, translated as MEMKDSCSVILTAYHSYAQSRIHLVDEGYAPPRHSPCRKVQYQGIDLLGRMSSRGTRPSPPPSPPERPASRDSQDSMEDYWSEVKNIEEDGHRGHEDLLEKGSMDGRLQAELEEAWLQDAGLSTLVSGALGEGPAEALLSTLTRSQAAMVKKRVDNYTLTVRKRSKQPTRHVRDIFSTPDTSPVDPIPPVPPTSPNGDMPSRCVHRTSSRVRPACPSFSQSTERCVSECPPCPPPQDTSDSLSFEVPYSEGTTAHHRGRQGDCQDCQRIRRDDHDLPTFQLPRPKLGLTRIQDLSCEDMKKIGYISLIELTTFYDGLGIELKRNRAARSKARESGIFGVPLTTLLENDQKKFPGSKVPLVFRKLLSKLEQTGLQTEGILRVPGSASRVKHLRQELEQKLYEDRFNWEQVRHNDAAGLLKMFIRELPYPLLTFQHAPAFSAAQNISSPRQQIQALHLLIMLLPEPNRDTLKALLEFLRKVVAYEEKNRMGLWNVSMIVAPNLFTYRGKNAKQEEIQGAAGAAHLVRLLITHQDLLWTVPCFLISHVRKLNEAGASKKPPSSEKTKRKLLQIRRKTTEREKTERSELTDLRQGVIRVHAPLHAKISMAIQLDNETKAKDVMARFDYENGRGTRNTSRRPCQYLFEVGGNIGERSLDPETHLLDVYHVNPHCEWVLKPTTT; from the exons GAAGGTGCAGTACCAGGGGATAGACCTACTAGGCAGGATGAGTTCTAGGGGGACCaggccctctccccctcccagcccACCGGAGCGGCCGGCGTCACGGGACTCCCAGGACTCCATGGAGGACTACTGGAGCGAAGTGAAGAACATTGAGGAAGATGGTCATCGGGGCCACGAGGACTTGCTGGAGAAGGGCAGTATGGACGGTAGGCTAC AGGCGGAGCTTGAGGAGGCGTGGCTGCAGGATGCGGGTCTTTCCACGCTGGTGTCGGGGGCGTTGGGGGAGGGGCCTGCGGAGGCGCTGCTCTCCACGCTAACGCGCTCGCAGGCAGCCATGGTGAAGAAGCGTGTGGATAATTACACCCTGACCGTGAGGAAGAGAAGCAAGCAGCCGACTAGACACGTCCGAGACATCTTCTCCACGCCAGACACATCG CCAGTTGATCCCATACCCCCTGTCCCCCCCACGTCACCCAATGGAGACATGCCTTCCAGATGCGTCCACCGGACGTCTTCTAGAG tgCGGCCTGCGTGTCCCAGCTTCTCCCAGAGCACAGAGAGATGTGTTTCAGAGTGCCCTCCCTGCCCACCACCTCAGGACACCTCTGACTCCCTGTCTTTCGAGGTGCCCTACTCCGAGGGCACCACTGCACACCACAGGGGCCGCCAGGGGGACTGCCAGGACTGCCAACGCATCCGCAGAGATGACCATGACCTGCCA ACATTTCAGCTGCCCAGGCCTAAACTGGGCCTCACCCGCATCCAAGACCTGTCTTGTGAGGACATGAAGAAGATCGGCTACATCTCTTTGATTGAACTGACCACCTTCTACGACGGCCTGGGCATCGAGCTCAAACGCAACCGAGCGGCACGTAGCAAGGCCAGAG AAAGTGGTATATTTGGAGTTCCCCTAACCACTCTACTGGAGAACGACCAGAAGAAGTTTCCTGGGTCCAAGGTTCCTCTTGTTTTCAGAAAG CTCTTGTCCAAGCTGGAGCAGACAGGACTACAGACTGAGGGGATTCTCAGAGTACCAGGGTCTGCCTCCAGAGTGAAA CATCTGCGCCAGGAGCTGGAGCAGAAGCTCTATGAGGACCGGTTTAACTGGGAGCAGGTGAGGCACAATGACGCAGCGGGTCTGCTGAAGATGTTCATCAGAGAACTGCCTTATCCTCTGCTCACGTTCCAGCACGCTCCTGCCTTCTCCGCCGCACAGA ATATCTCCTCTCCCAGACAGCAGATCCAGGCCCTGCACCTCCTCATCATGCTGCTACCTGAGCCCAACAGAGACACACTCAAG GCGCTGTTGGAGTTCCTGAGGAAGGTGGTTGCCTATGAGGAAAAGAACAGGATGGGTCTGTGGAACGTGTCCATGATCGTGGCTCCCAACCTCTTCACCTACCGGGGCAAGAACGCCAAACAGGAGGAGATACAGGGCGCAGCAGGGGCAGCCCACCTCGTACGGCTACTCATCACACACCAGGACCTGCTCTGGACC GTGCCCTGCTTTCTCATCTCCCACGTGAGGAAGTTAAATGAGGCTGGTGCCAGCAAGAAGCCGCCCAGCTCAGAGAAGACCAAGAGGAAGCTGCTACAGATTAGGAGGAAGACCACTGAACGAGAGAAGACTGAGAGGAGCGAG CTCACTGACCTCCGACAAGGGGTCATCAGGGTTCACGCCCCACTACACGCCAAGATCTCCATGGCGATCCAGCTTGACAACGAGACCAAGGCCAAAGACGTTATGGCGCGCTTCGACTACGAGAACGG TCGTGGCACCAGAAACACTAGTCGGAGGCCATGTCAGTATTTGTTTGAGGTCGGAGGAAACATAG gtgaaCGTAGCTTGGACCCTGAGACTCACCTTCTAGACGTGTACCACGTGAATCCCCACTGCGAATGGGTCTTAAAACCCACAACCACATGA
- the LOC118361775 gene encoding rho GTPase-activating protein 18-like isoform X3, translating into MSSRGTRPSPPPSPPERPASRDSQDSMEDYWSEVKNIEEDGHRGHEDLLEKGSMDGRLQAELEEAWLQDAGLSTLVSGALGEGPAEALLSTLTRSQAAMVKKRVDNYTLTVRKRSKQPTRHVRDIFSTPDTSPVDPIPPVPPTSPNGDMPSRCVHRTSSRVRPACPSFSQSTERCVSECPPCPPPQDTSDSLSFEVPYSEGTTAHHRGRQGDCQDCQRIRRDDHDLPTFQLPRPKLGLTRIQDLSCEDMKKIGYISLIELTTFYDGLGIELKRNRAARSKARESGIFGVPLTTLLENDQKKFPGSKVPLVFRKLLSKLEQTGLQTEGILRVPGSASRVKHLRQELEQKLYEDRFNWEQVRHNDAAGLLKMFIRELPYPLLTFQHAPAFSAAQNISSPRQQIQALHLLIMLLPEPNRDTLKALLEFLRKVVAYEEKNRMGLWNVSMIVAPNLFTYRGKNAKQEEIQGAAGAAHLVRLLITHQDLLWTVPCFLISHVRKLNEAGASKKPPSSEKTKRKLLQIRRKTTEREKTERSELTDLRQGVIRVHAPLHAKISMAIQLDNETKAKDVMARFDYENGRGTRNTSRRPCQYLFEVGGNIGERSLDPETHLLDVYHVNPHCEWVLKPTTT; encoded by the exons ATGAGTTCTAGGGGGACCaggccctctccccctcccagcccACCGGAGCGGCCGGCGTCACGGGACTCCCAGGACTCCATGGAGGACTACTGGAGCGAAGTGAAGAACATTGAGGAAGATGGTCATCGGGGCCACGAGGACTTGCTGGAGAAGGGCAGTATGGACGGTAGGCTAC AGGCGGAGCTTGAGGAGGCGTGGCTGCAGGATGCGGGTCTTTCCACGCTGGTGTCGGGGGCGTTGGGGGAGGGGCCTGCGGAGGCGCTGCTCTCCACGCTAACGCGCTCGCAGGCAGCCATGGTGAAGAAGCGTGTGGATAATTACACCCTGACCGTGAGGAAGAGAAGCAAGCAGCCGACTAGACACGTCCGAGACATCTTCTCCACGCCAGACACATCG CCAGTTGATCCCATACCCCCTGTCCCCCCCACGTCACCCAATGGAGACATGCCTTCCAGATGCGTCCACCGGACGTCTTCTAGAG tgCGGCCTGCGTGTCCCAGCTTCTCCCAGAGCACAGAGAGATGTGTTTCAGAGTGCCCTCCCTGCCCACCACCTCAGGACACCTCTGACTCCCTGTCTTTCGAGGTGCCCTACTCCGAGGGCACCACTGCACACCACAGGGGCCGCCAGGGGGACTGCCAGGACTGCCAACGCATCCGCAGAGATGACCATGACCTGCCA ACATTTCAGCTGCCCAGGCCTAAACTGGGCCTCACCCGCATCCAAGACCTGTCTTGTGAGGACATGAAGAAGATCGGCTACATCTCTTTGATTGAACTGACCACCTTCTACGACGGCCTGGGCATCGAGCTCAAACGCAACCGAGCGGCACGTAGCAAGGCCAGAG AAAGTGGTATATTTGGAGTTCCCCTAACCACTCTACTGGAGAACGACCAGAAGAAGTTTCCTGGGTCCAAGGTTCCTCTTGTTTTCAGAAAG CTCTTGTCCAAGCTGGAGCAGACAGGACTACAGACTGAGGGGATTCTCAGAGTACCAGGGTCTGCCTCCAGAGTGAAA CATCTGCGCCAGGAGCTGGAGCAGAAGCTCTATGAGGACCGGTTTAACTGGGAGCAGGTGAGGCACAATGACGCAGCGGGTCTGCTGAAGATGTTCATCAGAGAACTGCCTTATCCTCTGCTCACGTTCCAGCACGCTCCTGCCTTCTCCGCCGCACAGA ATATCTCCTCTCCCAGACAGCAGATCCAGGCCCTGCACCTCCTCATCATGCTGCTACCTGAGCCCAACAGAGACACACTCAAG GCGCTGTTGGAGTTCCTGAGGAAGGTGGTTGCCTATGAGGAAAAGAACAGGATGGGTCTGTGGAACGTGTCCATGATCGTGGCTCCCAACCTCTTCACCTACCGGGGCAAGAACGCCAAACAGGAGGAGATACAGGGCGCAGCAGGGGCAGCCCACCTCGTACGGCTACTCATCACACACCAGGACCTGCTCTGGACC GTGCCCTGCTTTCTCATCTCCCACGTGAGGAAGTTAAATGAGGCTGGTGCCAGCAAGAAGCCGCCCAGCTCAGAGAAGACCAAGAGGAAGCTGCTACAGATTAGGAGGAAGACCACTGAACGAGAGAAGACTGAGAGGAGCGAG CTCACTGACCTCCGACAAGGGGTCATCAGGGTTCACGCCCCACTACACGCCAAGATCTCCATGGCGATCCAGCTTGACAACGAGACCAAGGCCAAAGACGTTATGGCGCGCTTCGACTACGAGAACGG TCGTGGCACCAGAAACACTAGTCGGAGGCCATGTCAGTATTTGTTTGAGGTCGGAGGAAACATAG gtgaaCGTAGCTTGGACCCTGAGACTCACCTTCTAGACGTGTACCACGTGAATCCCCACTGCGAATGGGTCTTAAAACCCACAACCACATGA
- the LOC118361775 gene encoding rho GTPase-activating protein 18-like isoform X2 — protein MEMKDSCSVILTAYHSYAQSRIHLVDEGYAPPRHSPCRKVQYQGIDLLGRMSSRGTRPSPPPSPPERPASRDSQDSMEDYWSEVKNIEEDGHRGHEDLLEKGSMDEAELEEAWLQDAGLSTLVSGALGEGPAEALLSTLTRSQAAMVKKRVDNYTLTVRKRSKQPTRHVRDIFSTPDTSPVDPIPPVPPTSPNGDMPSRCVHRTSSRVRPACPSFSQSTERCVSECPPCPPPQDTSDSLSFEVPYSEGTTAHHRGRQGDCQDCQRIRRDDHDLPTFQLPRPKLGLTRIQDLSCEDMKKIGYISLIELTTFYDGLGIELKRNRAARSKARESGIFGVPLTTLLENDQKKFPGSKVPLVFRKLLSKLEQTGLQTEGILRVPGSASRVKHLRQELEQKLYEDRFNWEQVRHNDAAGLLKMFIRELPYPLLTFQHAPAFSAAQNISSPRQQIQALHLLIMLLPEPNRDTLKALLEFLRKVVAYEEKNRMGLWNVSMIVAPNLFTYRGKNAKQEEIQGAAGAAHLVRLLITHQDLLWTVPCFLISHVRKLNEAGASKKPPSSEKTKRKLLQIRRKTTEREKTERSELTDLRQGVIRVHAPLHAKISMAIQLDNETKAKDVMARFDYENGRGTRNTSRRPCQYLFEVGGNIGERSLDPETHLLDVYHVNPHCEWVLKPTTT, from the exons GAAGGTGCAGTACCAGGGGATAGACCTACTAGGCAGGATGAGTTCTAGGGGGACCaggccctctccccctcccagcccACCGGAGCGGCCGGCGTCACGGGACTCCCAGGACTCCATGGAGGACTACTGGAGCGAAGTGAAGAACATTGAGGAAGATGGTCATCGGGGCCACGAGGACTTGCTGGAGAAGGGCAGTATGGACG AGGCGGAGCTTGAGGAGGCGTGGCTGCAGGATGCGGGTCTTTCCACGCTGGTGTCGGGGGCGTTGGGGGAGGGGCCTGCGGAGGCGCTGCTCTCCACGCTAACGCGCTCGCAGGCAGCCATGGTGAAGAAGCGTGTGGATAATTACACCCTGACCGTGAGGAAGAGAAGCAAGCAGCCGACTAGACACGTCCGAGACATCTTCTCCACGCCAGACACATCG CCAGTTGATCCCATACCCCCTGTCCCCCCCACGTCACCCAATGGAGACATGCCTTCCAGATGCGTCCACCGGACGTCTTCTAGAG tgCGGCCTGCGTGTCCCAGCTTCTCCCAGAGCACAGAGAGATGTGTTTCAGAGTGCCCTCCCTGCCCACCACCTCAGGACACCTCTGACTCCCTGTCTTTCGAGGTGCCCTACTCCGAGGGCACCACTGCACACCACAGGGGCCGCCAGGGGGACTGCCAGGACTGCCAACGCATCCGCAGAGATGACCATGACCTGCCA ACATTTCAGCTGCCCAGGCCTAAACTGGGCCTCACCCGCATCCAAGACCTGTCTTGTGAGGACATGAAGAAGATCGGCTACATCTCTTTGATTGAACTGACCACCTTCTACGACGGCCTGGGCATCGAGCTCAAACGCAACCGAGCGGCACGTAGCAAGGCCAGAG AAAGTGGTATATTTGGAGTTCCCCTAACCACTCTACTGGAGAACGACCAGAAGAAGTTTCCTGGGTCCAAGGTTCCTCTTGTTTTCAGAAAG CTCTTGTCCAAGCTGGAGCAGACAGGACTACAGACTGAGGGGATTCTCAGAGTACCAGGGTCTGCCTCCAGAGTGAAA CATCTGCGCCAGGAGCTGGAGCAGAAGCTCTATGAGGACCGGTTTAACTGGGAGCAGGTGAGGCACAATGACGCAGCGGGTCTGCTGAAGATGTTCATCAGAGAACTGCCTTATCCTCTGCTCACGTTCCAGCACGCTCCTGCCTTCTCCGCCGCACAGA ATATCTCCTCTCCCAGACAGCAGATCCAGGCCCTGCACCTCCTCATCATGCTGCTACCTGAGCCCAACAGAGACACACTCAAG GCGCTGTTGGAGTTCCTGAGGAAGGTGGTTGCCTATGAGGAAAAGAACAGGATGGGTCTGTGGAACGTGTCCATGATCGTGGCTCCCAACCTCTTCACCTACCGGGGCAAGAACGCCAAACAGGAGGAGATACAGGGCGCAGCAGGGGCAGCCCACCTCGTACGGCTACTCATCACACACCAGGACCTGCTCTGGACC GTGCCCTGCTTTCTCATCTCCCACGTGAGGAAGTTAAATGAGGCTGGTGCCAGCAAGAAGCCGCCCAGCTCAGAGAAGACCAAGAGGAAGCTGCTACAGATTAGGAGGAAGACCACTGAACGAGAGAAGACTGAGAGGAGCGAG CTCACTGACCTCCGACAAGGGGTCATCAGGGTTCACGCCCCACTACACGCCAAGATCTCCATGGCGATCCAGCTTGACAACGAGACCAAGGCCAAAGACGTTATGGCGCGCTTCGACTACGAGAACGG TCGTGGCACCAGAAACACTAGTCGGAGGCCATGTCAGTATTTGTTTGAGGTCGGAGGAAACATAG gtgaaCGTAGCTTGGACCCTGAGACTCACCTTCTAGACGTGTACCACGTGAATCCCCACTGCGAATGGGTCTTAAAACCCACAACCACATGA